In the Pseudomonadota bacterium genome, ATGCCTGTAAAAGACCCCGGCCCCAGGGTTACTATGATAAGAGATATATTGTCAATTGTGTATCCATGGTCTGAAAGAATGTGCGAGACTTCCACTGGTAAGGTCTCGGAAGGTGCCCTTTTGCCTCTTATATTCCTTTCCTCTATGAGTTTTTCTTCGATGGAGATAGCAATATTAAGAAAATCAATGGAGTTATCCACCCCGAGGACAAGCCTATTTTCCATAAAACATTCTCATTATATCGTTAAAAAATGCAAGTACCATGAGGGCGACGAGAATCCCCATGCCAATCTTCTGTGAAATATCTACCCACTTCTCAGACATTCTTCTTCTTGTGACAATCTCTATCACGTGAAATAGTATATGCCCTCCATCAAGGATGGGGATTGGGAAAAGATTAATAATTCCAAGGTTGATGCTGATGAGGGCGATAAAGTATATAAGGTTCTTTTTGCCCTCCTTTGCCTGTTTCCCTGCCATCTCTAAAATTAATAGGGGGCCACCGATATTTTTTGGTGAGATACTGCCCTCTATCAACTTTACAATCCCGACTATTGTTATCCTTGAAAGATTATAGGTCTGGTAAAACGCCTTCGAAGTAGCCCCTGCAAGGGTTTCTTTCTTTGTGAAAAAATCATTTGAGGCAATAACGCCTATGACCTTTCGTTTTATGGTTTCGCCAAAGATATTCTTACTTTCAATCTCTTTTGGCATCACCATTACATCTATAGATGTGTTGCCTCTTTTGACGGTGAACTTCAGGGGACGGTATGGGGCCTCTGCCATTGCCCCCATGAGATCCCCCCATTCTTCTATGCCTTTCCCTTCTATACGGGTAATAATATCCCCTTCTTTAATACCTGCCTCATAGGCCGGGTAACCCTTTTCTACACCCCCGACCTTTGTGGAAAGTACGCTATATCCACTTAGAAATACAAGATAGAAAAGGACAAAGGCAAAGAGTATGTTAAAGAGCGGACCCGTAAATGCAATGAGAATTTTTACAAGGGGTGGTTTATGTGCATAGGATCTGTGGATTTCTTCTTCCTTTACTTCATCATCAGGGGATTCACCTAAAAGCTTTACGTATCCCCCAAGGGGTACGAGGGACACTGCATATTCGGTTTCCCCTTTTTTGTAGCTCAAGAGCTTTTTCCCGAATCCCAGGGAGAAGGTTAATATCTTCACATTTGCAATCTTTGCAACAAGAAAATGGCCGAGTTCATGAACAAGAATAAGTAAACTCAAAGCGATTATGCCATACAGTATATTAAGCATAAAGTTTCCCCAATTTTTTCTCTGTGTATTTCTGTGCCCATTTATGAATCTCCCATATAGTTTCAATATCTTCAATCACCGGTACCCTTGGGTGGTGTTCAAGTGTTTCTTCTATGAATATCGGTATATCGGTGAATTTTATTTTTCCCTCTATAAACGCCTTTGATGCAACTTCATTGGAGGCGTTTATTGCAACAAGGGCACCATCCCCCGCTTCGAGGGCATTAAATGCAAGTTTTAACGATGGGAACCTGTCTGTATCTGGAGGGTAAAAGCTCAATTGAGAAAACTCCTTTAAATTCAATTTGCCGAAGGGTAAAGGACATCTTTTTCCTTCGTTTATTGCAAAAGAGATAGGTATCTTCATATCAGGATATGCCATATATGATATAAAGGAACCGTCAACCAATTCAATTATACCATGGACTATACTTTCCGGATGGATGAGGACATTTATATTGGGTGGCTTTATGTCGAATAGCCATCTTGCCTCGATTACCTCCAAGCCCTTGTTCATCAAGGTTGCGGAATCGAGCGTGACCTTTGTTCCCATCCTCCAGGTAGGGTGATTAAGCGCCTCTTCTGATGTTACATGTTCCAAATCCTCTTTTCTATAATCTTTAAACGGACCACCCGATGCAGTGATGATAATATTTTTCAGTTCTTTTCTCTTGATAGTCCTCATGAGCTGGAAAAGGGCAGAGTGTTCACTATCAACAGGGATGAGGGTTGATGTACCCTCTTTAACCAGCCTTGATATGATCCTTCCTGCCATGACAAGGCTCTCTTTATTTGCGAGGGCAAGGACTTTATGGGATTTCAATGCATGTACGGTTGGCTCGAGACCAATGCTGCCGGGTAAGGCGTTTACCACAATTTCTTCGTCCATATCTATCAATTCTTTTATGCCCCTGATGCCTGTGAGTATACGTGCCTTATCAAAACCTATGCCTTTTTTCATATTTTCATCATATACACACACATATCCGGGCTTGAACTTCTTAATCTGGGCGTTCAGCAGTTCTATGTTCCCTTTACAGGCAAGACCAAATACTTCAAATGAGTCCTTCTGATTCTCTATTACCTCGAGGGTTGCTCTCCCTATAGAGCCGGTAGAGCCAAGTATCAATACCTTTTTTTTCATCCTTTTATGCCTGATAGATAGTGGTATAAGAATGGTGTCGTAAAGATAAAGCTGTCTATTCTATCGAGAATGCCTCCATGGCCAGGTATAAGGATTGAGGAGTCCTTTACTTCGCACACCCTTTTACCAATGGATTCAAATATATCCCCCATCTGTGCAAGTATCCCGATGGCAACACCTATAATCAATGATTCCAGAATGCCCATGCCCAGCAACTTGCTTGATAGCATAATAACGATCGTACTTCCCATTATTGCTCCAAACAGGCCTTCATAGGTTTTGTGAGGGCTGATACGCGGGACAAGAAGCCTTTTTCCGAAGGTGCTTCCCAGAAAGTACGCACATGTGTCGCTCGCCCACAGGGCGAGAAGAAGAATCAGCGGAAAATACCTGCCTATCTCTTTCAACAGGTAAAGGTAGAATATGGGGAGGAGTATGAATACCTCACACAAAAGCATGGTATTTATGCCCCTTATAGTGTCTCTATTAATGTTTTCGTATCTGCCTTCTCCTCTCAAAAATTTTATAAACATAAAAATCACAGGAGAAAAAAGGATCCACAGAAGATAGGTGTTAAGAGATTTTTGATAAAGGGGGATAAGGGAAATCATTGCAAGAAATAGCACCAGGTATGACTCTCTTATGTCAGCCATCACTACAAGCTCAAACATGGCAATTAGTGAAACAAGGGACAGAAATACAAAGAACCACTTATGTGGCAAAAAATAAAACAGAAATGCTATCAGAGGGGCCAAAAATATAGCAGCTAACACCCTTTTCTTAAGTTCTTCCACCTAATCTTCCTTTACGCTTCCAAATCTTCTCTCTCTTCTTCCAAACTCCTTGAGCGCTTCTATATATGCCTCTTTTCTGAAATCAGGCCATAAAGTATCCGTTACATATATTTCTGTGTATGCCATCTGCCAGAGCAAAAAGTTGCTTAGCCTCATCTCACCGCTTGTTCTAATAAGGAAATCCGGGTCTGGCATATCCTTTGTATACAGGTACTTTTTAAATGCCCTCTCGTCTATCTTTCTTGCAGGATTCTTTTTCACATCTTTCAGAATTTTCCTCACAGCACTTATAATCTCCTTCCTTCCACTATAGCTCAAAGCAATGTTCAGAAAGAGACCTTTGTTTTTTGCTGTTTTTTTTGTCACATCATTCAGTTTCAGTTGTAAATTCCTGGGAAAATCCTTTTTTTCTCCTATCATGTTGAACCTTATACCTTTTTCCATCATCAAAGGGAATTCCTTCTCAAGGTAAACCTCTAAAAGCTCAAGTAGTTTCTTTACCTCTTCCCTCGGTCTTGACCAGTTTTCCTTGGAAAATGCGTAAAGTGTGAGATACGGTATATTTAGTTCAGTAGTAGTGGTAACTATATCCCGTACAGACGCCATGCCATGTATGTGGCCCTCAACCCTCGGGAGGTTTCTCTGTCTTGCCCATCTGCCATTACCATCCATAATGATTGCAACATGGCTCGGGAGCTTAATATTCTTTAAACCATACATGAGATATTTTTTCAGATCTCCAGGATCTCTTTTTCTTTGTCTGAGTATGTCTTATCTGCCATTTCAATATATTTATCGGTAAGTTTCTGAACGTCTTCCTGGTGTTTGTGCAAATCGTCCTGTGACAGGAGTTTGTCCTTTTCCATCTTTTTCAGCTTCTCATTTATATCCCTTCTTATATTCCTCGCTGCCACTTTGGTATTTTCAAGCATTTTTCCACCGACTTTTGTAAGCTCCTTCCTCCGCTCTTCCGTAAGTTTTGGGAAGGCAAGTCTGATTATCTTCCCATCTGATATCGGGGTTACCCCAAGATCTGACTTCTGGATTGCCTTCTCAATCTCGCCTATAATGGAATTGTCCCATGGTTGTATAGTTATTGTCCTGCTGTCGGGTACACTAATTGTTGCGATCTGGTTGAGCGGGGTGGGCTGATTATAGTAGGTAACCTTTATATCTTCGAGAAGTGAAACCGATGCAACACCTGTTCTTAGTTTTGAAAGGTCTTTTTTAAGAGTAGCAAGTGATTTCTTTAGTTTTTCTTCAAGCTCTCCAAGTATTTCACTCTTCATGCTTACCTCCTCACGATAGTCCCGATATGTTTTCCCTGGGCTACCCTTTTCATGGTATCCTTACCTTTTATATTAAATACAACAATGGGAAGATTATTTTCCATGCAAAGGGTTATGGCTGTTGCGTCCATCACCTTTAAGCCCTTTTTGAGAACCTCTCTATATGAGATTTCATGAAAAAACGTTGCATTCTTATGAATTTCAGGGTCTTTATCGTATACGCCATCTACCTTTGTAGCCTTAAAGATTACATCTGCATTAATTTCAAGGGCCCGTAAAGCGGCAGCGGTGTCTGTCGTAAAATAAGGGTGCCCGGTTCCGCAGGCGAATATTACAATTCTGCCCTTTTCAAGGTGTTTTACAGCCTTCCTCCTGATGTATGGTTCTGCAATGTCTTCCATCTGGAGCGCTGTTTGTATTCTTGTGGGTAAACCCAATTTTTCCAGTGTATCCTGAAGGGCAAAGGCGTTTATGACTGTTGAAACCATTCCCATGTAATCACCCGTTACCCTGTCTATACCCTGTTTCTCTGCCCTTATGCCCCTGTATATATTTCCACCACCTACAACGATTGCAATCTCTGCACCGGTTTCCTTTAAGCCCCTTATCTGAAGCGATATATCCCTTACAGTGCCCGGGTCTATTCCGTAACCATTTTTTCCCATGAGGGCTTCACCGCTCAATTTTAAAAGAATCCTTTTATATTTCATGCTATTCTTCGAGTGTCTCCCCGAGCTGGAACCTGACAAACCTTCTTATCACTATATTCTCACCCAGCTTTATCACGAGTTCTTCAAGAAGCTCCTTCACGGTAAGGTCAGGATTTTTTATGAAGGATTGCTCAATAAGGCACACCTCCTGATAAAACTTCTCCATTTTTCCTTCGGCTATCTTATCAACAATCTTTTCAGGTTTGCCTGATTCAAGGGCCTGTTTTCTGTATATATTTTTCTCCTTTTCCTTCACTTCCTCTGTAATATCCTCTCTTTTTATATAAAGTGGATTGGATGCGGTAATCTGCATGGCGATATCTTTCACAAAATCCTGAAATTCTTTTGTATTTGCAACAAAATCTGTTTCACAGTTCACCTCAACCATGGCCCCAATCTTTCCACCTGTATGGATGTAGGATGCAACTAAACCCTCTGACGCAAGCTTCCCCATACGTTTCTGTAATTTTGCAAGCCCTTTTTCTCTTAAATACTCAATTGCCTTTTCCATATCACCCGCGGACTGTTTTAATGCATCTTTGCAATCCATCAGCCCTACGCCGGTCTTTTCTCTCAATTTTTTCACAAGTTCTGCAGTTATCTCCATCAATGTTCTCCTTCCTGATTATCGACGTATTCTTCGTATTTTTCTTCGATCAGACTTTCATCAACAAAGGGTTTAGGTTCTTCTGCCTGTTCGTCTTTACCCTGAAACTCCTCAATATAAAGTGCTTTTCCCTCAAG is a window encoding:
- the rseP gene encoding RIP metalloprotease RseP, whose amino-acid sequence is MLNILYGIIALSLLILVHELGHFLVAKIANVKILTFSLGFGKKLLSYKKGETEYAVSLVPLGGYVKLLGESPDDEVKEEEIHRSYAHKPPLVKILIAFTGPLFNILFAFVLFYLVFLSGYSVLSTKVGGVEKGYPAYEAGIKEGDIITRIEGKGIEEWGDLMGAMAEAPYRPLKFTVKRGNTSIDVMVMPKEIESKNIFGETIKRKVIGVIASNDFFTKKETLAGATSKAFYQTYNLSRITIVGIVKLIEGSISPKNIGGPLLILEMAGKQAKEGKKNLIYFIALISINLGIINLFPIPILDGGHILFHVIEIVTRRRMSEKWVDISQKIGMGILVALMVLAFFNDIMRMFYGK
- the dxr gene encoding 1-deoxy-D-xylulose-5-phosphate reductoisomerase, translated to MKKKVLILGSTGSIGRATLEVIENQKDSFEVFGLACKGNIELLNAQIKKFKPGYVCVYDENMKKGIGFDKARILTGIRGIKELIDMDEEIVVNALPGSIGLEPTVHALKSHKVLALANKESLVMAGRIISRLVKEGTSTLIPVDSEHSALFQLMRTIKRKELKNIIITASGGPFKDYRKEDLEHVTSEEALNHPTWRMGTKVTLDSATLMNKGLEVIEARWLFDIKPPNINVLIHPESIVHGIIELVDGSFISYMAYPDMKIPISFAINEGKRCPLPFGKLNLKEFSQLSFYPPDTDRFPSLKLAFNALEAGDGALVAINASNEVASKAFIEGKIKFTDIPIFIEETLEHHPRVPVIEDIETIWEIHKWAQKYTEKKLGKLYA
- a CDS encoding phosphatidate cytidylyltransferase produces the protein MEELKKRVLAAIFLAPLIAFLFYFLPHKWFFVFLSLVSLIAMFELVVMADIRESYLVLFLAMISLIPLYQKSLNTYLLWILFSPVIFMFIKFLRGEGRYENINRDTIRGINTMLLCEVFILLPIFYLYLLKEIGRYFPLILLLALWASDTCAYFLGSTFGKRLLVPRISPHKTYEGLFGAIMGSTIVIMLSSKLLGMGILESLIIGVAIGILAQMGDIFESIGKRVCEVKDSSILIPGHGGILDRIDSFIFTTPFLYHYLSGIKG
- a CDS encoding isoprenyl transferase; the encoded protein is MYGLKNIKLPSHVAIIMDGNGRWARQRNLPRVEGHIHGMASVRDIVTTTTELNIPYLTLYAFSKENWSRPREEVKKLLELLEVYLEKEFPLMMEKGIRFNMIGEKKDFPRNLQLKLNDVTKKTAKNKGLFLNIALSYSGRKEIISAVRKILKDVKKNPARKIDERAFKKYLYTKDMPDPDFLIRTSGEMRLSNFLLWQMAYTEIYVTDTLWPDFRKEAYIEALKEFGRRERRFGSVKED
- the frr gene encoding ribosome recycling factor, whose product is MKSEILGELEEKLKKSLATLKKDLSKLRTGVASVSLLEDIKVTYYNQPTPLNQIATISVPDSRTITIQPWDNSIIGEIEKAIQKSDLGVTPISDGKIIRLAFPKLTEERRKELTKVGGKMLENTKVAARNIRRDINEKLKKMEKDKLLSQDDLHKHQEDVQKLTDKYIEMADKTYSDKEKEILEI
- the pyrH gene encoding UMP kinase; translated protein: MKYKRILLKLSGEALMGKNGYGIDPGTVRDISLQIRGLKETGAEIAIVVGGGNIYRGIRAEKQGIDRVTGDYMGMVSTVINAFALQDTLEKLGLPTRIQTALQMEDIAEPYIRRKAVKHLEKGRIVIFACGTGHPYFTTDTAAALRALEINADVIFKATKVDGVYDKDPEIHKNATFFHEISYREVLKKGLKVMDATAITLCMENNLPIVVFNIKGKDTMKRVAQGKHIGTIVRR
- the tsf gene encoding translation elongation factor Ts, with translation MEITAELVKKLREKTGVGLMDCKDALKQSAGDMEKAIEYLREKGLAKLQKRMGKLASEGLVASYIHTGGKIGAMVEVNCETDFVANTKEFQDFVKDIAMQITASNPLYIKREDITEEVKEKEKNIYRKQALESGKPEKIVDKIAEGKMEKFYQEVCLIEQSFIKNPDLTVKELLEELVIKLGENIVIRRFVRFQLGETLEE